CAAGTGAAAGAAGTTGATATATATACGGACGGGGCTTGCAGTGGTAATCCCGGGCCGGGGGGCTATGGCGCTGTCTTAAAGTATGGCGGTCATGAAAAAGAGTTGGCCGGCGCGTATGAAAATACCACAAACAATCGCATGGAATTAATGGCTGTTATCAAGGGTTTGGAATGTTTGAAGGAACCTTGCCGGGTAACGGTATATTCGGACAGTAAATATGTGATAGACGCTATGACCAAGGGGTGGGTTACCAAGTGGCGGGCCAAAGGTTGGATGCGCAACGACAAGGAGCCGGCGAAAAATGTGGATTTGTGGAAGCGATTATTGCAGCTGGCCGAAGGTCACCAGTTGCGGTGGGTGTGGGTAAAGGGCCATGCTGACAACGAGTACAACAATCGTTGTGACAGGCTGGCAGTGGATGCCATAACAAATTGCCCTCGGTTGTCGGATAGCCCTTTGTAAAATATTTGGTTGAAACTTTATTAGCCATGGGAGTAAACGGCCCAGAAAAACCAGATAATCATGGTTATTTGGATAGCCAGCTTTACTATAGCTCCGCCCAACAGGCCCAGCAGCGTGCCCACACCGGACCGGAGCGCGTTATTTAACGGCCGTTGATTCAGCAGCTCCCCGCCTACGGCCCCTGCAAAGGGTCCAAAAATAATGCCCGCAGGTCCCAGAAAAATAATGCCCACCAAGGTGCCGACGACACTGCCGTACACGGCATACCTGGAACCGCCGTATCTTTTGACGCCATAAACCCCGGCCAAGTAATCCGTGGCGTATACTAAAGCTGCTGCCAGGGCTTGCCCGATAAAAAAAACGGTATTTAAGGCGGCGAATTTTGTTAGGAAGCCGTAAATCAGCATACCCACCCATATTAATACAGCCCCCGGTATTATTGGCAATAATGAACCGGCCAGACCTACAATAAAAAACAGCACGGCCAGAATCATGGCCAGCACATGCATACGTTCACCTCCAAAAAGCAGGTTTTTAGCGGCACTTTTTTATTATTGTATATTAATTTATTTTGGGCGTCTATATGTTGTTTTATAAATAGAAAAAACGGGGCCCAAGGCCCCGTCAAACATTTAGACTGCATTTTATGTTTGTAAAAATCATGTAGTGGTTTCTGCCCTGATGTCGGGCAGAATGGTAACATTTACAGGTCTTCTGAACAACTTTTCTCCGATGGCGAATTCTCCATTGATTCTTCTTCAGAGGATTTAGATTTTAATGATTCCTGCGATTTGACACTGCCGCATCCGCCCTTGGAATCGCTTGAACTTAAACTTGCATCGGATGAGCTAAATATTTTGGACAAGAGTTCATCACCTCCTGCCCATATTGTACCCGCCGATGCGGCGTTAAATACAGATGATGATGAATTTTAAGGAAATCGCAGTGCATATGAAATTATTATAATGGGCAACTGGCAATGAGTTTATTGACCAGCTGTTCACAAAGGTTCTTAATTTGTTTAATTTGCACGTCTGTTGCATGTTCCACATGGATGCCCGCTACTACCACTACCGGGCAGTTATAATTGATGGCTACTTTTTCCGCCAGTGGCTTAGCAAGTTCATCCTCTTTATGTCCCAGCTCAGGGATAACAATAGAGTTGCAGCTTACTTTTCCTGGTTCGGTTAAACTCGGCCGGGGATGGGTGATTACGGTGGCGCCGATATGCGGCTTATCGCCGCCCAGCAGTTGGATGATCAGGCCCGAAGCGGTGCGTGTTGCAAGCATGTGCACTTCCAGAGGAGGCTGTCCGGCGCGAAAGTGTTTAAATTCCACTGGTACACCTCCTTTACTAGAGGCTTTTAACTTGAACAAGTACTTTGAAAATATCACCCATGCCGCCGGGTAAAACCAGCTGTTTAATGGCGGACGTTACTTTGGC
This genomic interval from Desulfoscipio sp. XC116 contains the following:
- the rnhA gene encoding ribonuclease HI; this encodes MKEVDIYTDGACSGNPGPGGYGAVLKYGGHEKELAGAYENTTNNRMELMAVIKGLECLKEPCRVTVYSDSKYVIDAMTKGWVTKWRAKGWMRNDKEPAKNVDLWKRLLQLAEGHQLRWVWVKGHADNEYNNRCDRLAVDAITNCPRLSDSPL
- a CDS encoding DUF456 family protein yields the protein MHVLAMILAVLFFIVGLAGSLLPIIPGAVLIWVGMLIYGFLTKFAALNTVFFIGQALAAALVYATDYLAGVYGVKRYGGSRYAVYGSVVGTLVGIIFLGPAGIIFGPFAGAVGGELLNQRPLNNALRSGVGTLLGLLGGAIVKLAIQITMIIWFFWAVYSHG